One Mycobacterium kubicae genomic window carries:
- a CDS encoding GlxA family transcriptional regulator: protein MARNVLIAGFPAVQPLDVVGPYEVFTAAALLTSGGYDVKLASIDGQPVTTPTGLAFVSAPLPDPGEPVDTLVLPGGGGVDTARCDPEFMAWVKAASSSARRVVTVCTGAFLAAEAGLLDGCRATTHWAFADRLARQFPAVHVDCDPIFVRSSRTVWTAAGVTAGIDLALALVEDDHGTEVAQTVARWLVLYLRRPGGQTQFAAPVWMPRAKRNSIREVQEMIEAQPGGAHSIEELAQRAAMSPRHFTRVFTDEVGEAPGQYVERVRTEAARRQLEETDDTVVAIAARCGFGTAETMRRNFIRRVGIPPDQYRKAFA from the coding sequence ATGGCCCGCAACGTGCTGATTGCCGGTTTTCCGGCCGTGCAGCCACTCGACGTCGTGGGGCCATATGAGGTGTTCACCGCGGCGGCGCTGCTGACCAGTGGCGGTTACGACGTGAAGCTGGCCTCCATCGACGGTCAACCGGTCACCACCCCGACCGGCCTTGCGTTCGTCTCCGCGCCGCTGCCCGACCCGGGCGAGCCCGTCGACACCCTGGTGCTGCCCGGCGGCGGCGGTGTCGACACCGCTCGCTGCGATCCGGAGTTCATGGCCTGGGTCAAAGCCGCTTCCAGCAGCGCCCGGCGCGTCGTCACCGTGTGTACCGGTGCCTTTCTGGCGGCCGAAGCCGGATTGCTGGACGGCTGCCGTGCGACTACCCATTGGGCTTTCGCCGACCGATTGGCCCGCCAATTCCCCGCCGTGCACGTGGATTGCGATCCGATCTTCGTGCGGAGCTCGCGGACGGTATGGACGGCTGCCGGTGTGACCGCGGGCATCGATCTGGCGCTGGCACTGGTCGAGGACGACCACGGCACCGAAGTCGCCCAGACGGTCGCGCGATGGCTGGTGCTGTATCTGCGCCGCCCCGGCGGACAGACGCAATTCGCGGCACCGGTGTGGATGCCACGGGCGAAACGCAACTCGATTCGCGAGGTGCAAGAGATGATCGAGGCGCAACCCGGTGGTGCGCACAGCATCGAAGAACTGGCGCAGCGGGCGGCGATGAGTCCGCGCCACTTCACCCGCGTGTTCACCGACGAAGTGGGTGAGGCGCCCGGCCAGTATGTCGAACGTGTCCGCACCGAGGCCGCCCGCCGCCAGCTCGAGGAAACCGACGACACGGTGGTGGCCATCGCCGCCCGCTGCGGCTTCGGCACTGCGGAAACGATGCGCCGCAACTTCATTCGTCGTGTCGGTATCCCGCCAGACCAATATCGAAAAGCGTTTGCCTAA
- a CDS encoding DJ-1/PfpI family protein — MPQIAFVAYPGFTALDMIGPYEVLRNLPDADVRFVWHEPGPITADSGVLVLGATHSLAETPSPDVILVPGGPSTPVHARDETLLDWLRQVHQTARWTTSVCSGSVILAAAGLLQGRRATSHWLTIPALKAFGAVPVADERIVHQDNIVTSAGVSAGLDLALWLAGQLAGDNRAKAIQLAIEYDPQPPFDSGHMSKASAATKAGATALLSKDSAKPANLKAATLLAWDQALAAARSRRRKVAR, encoded by the coding sequence ATGCCGCAGATCGCATTCGTCGCCTACCCCGGATTCACCGCGCTGGACATGATCGGTCCCTACGAAGTGCTGCGCAACCTGCCAGACGCCGACGTGCGCTTCGTCTGGCACGAACCTGGCCCCATCACCGCCGATTCCGGTGTGCTGGTGCTCGGTGCTACCCACTCGCTGGCCGAAACCCCGTCGCCCGACGTGATTCTCGTGCCGGGTGGTCCTTCGACTCCGGTGCATGCCCGCGACGAGACGCTGCTCGACTGGCTGCGTCAAGTCCACCAGACCGCCCGCTGGACGACGTCGGTGTGCTCGGGTTCGGTGATCCTGGCAGCGGCCGGCCTGCTGCAAGGCCGGCGCGCAACGTCGCACTGGCTGACCATTCCGGCGCTCAAGGCTTTTGGTGCTGTCCCCGTAGCCGACGAACGAATCGTGCACCAGGACAACATCGTAACCAGTGCTGGTGTGTCAGCCGGGCTTGACCTCGCCCTGTGGCTGGCCGGGCAGTTGGCCGGAGACAACAGGGCCAAGGCCATCCAGCTCGCAATCGAATACGACCCGCAGCCACCCTTCGACTCCGGCCACATGTCGAAGGCTTCGGCGGCCACGAAGGCCGGCGCCACCGCGCTGCTGTCCAAAGACAGCGCGAAACCGGCCAACCTGAAGGCCGCTACGTTGCT